The Henckelia pumila isolate YLH828 chromosome 2, ASM3356847v2, whole genome shotgun sequence genome includes a window with the following:
- the LOC140878367 gene encoding protein FAR1-RELATED SEQUENCE 5-like: protein MVNAGISVANAVSYMENEAQGSQNLGFIRKDAYDHLTRLKKHTKVENGDASALLHYFINKSNTESQFYWNVQLDDDNRVMNFFFRDYRCLVDYEYFGDVLSVDTTYRTNRYNLICAPFVGINHHRQNVMFGLAFMSDETEISFEWLFRTFLDSMNGKQPETVFTDQCQAMMNAICTVFPCAHHRLCQWHINQNAPSHLGSLNGESNFKQLWNNCMSRCESEEDFEATWRFMIDKYNLSGHKWLNGMYRLRYKWATAFSNHKFSAGLLATSRSECTNAVLKKVGDRTISLYDFVRNYEKIQKNWRDNEKAEDTRCHHGKASVMLKNNPLLNCIADVYSLTVYKLFEVEFINSLNTTFIQQPSSFSGSFLEFKVKSHGENSRVRQVVFNKETHEVQCSCHKFESMGILYKHALKVFNFMDVTVIPKSYIKKRWMKDA from the coding sequence ATGGTAAATGCTGGGATATCTGTGGCTAATGCAGTGTCTTATATGGAAAATGAAGCACAGGGGTCACAAAATTTGGGATTTATTCGAAAAGATGCATATGACCATCTTACTCGTTTAAAAAAGCATACAAAAGTTGAGAATGGAGATGCTTCTGCATTGCTTcactattttataaataaatcaaacacaGAATCTCAATTTTATTGGAATGTTCAATTGGACGATGATAATAGGGTCATGAACTTTTTCTTCAGAGATTACAGATGCTTGGTTGATTATGAATATTTTGGTGATGTTTTGTCGGTCGACACCACTTATCGAACCAACCGGTATAATTTGATATGTGCTCCTTTTGTTGGAATTAATCACCACAGACAAAATGTGATGTTTGGCTTAGCATTTATGTCAGATGAAACTGAGATATCATTTGAATGGTTGTTTAGAACATTTCTTGATTCTATGAATGGGAAGCAACCTGAAACGGTTTTTACAGACCAATGTCAAGCAATGATGAATGCAATATGTACAGTATTTCCATGTGCACATCACCGATTATGTCAGTGGCACATCAATCAAAACGCGCCTTCACACTTAGGTAGCTTGAATGGTGAGTCAAATTTTAAACAGTTGTGGAATAATTGCATGAGTCGTTGTGAATCTGAAGAAGATTTTGAAGCCACATGGAGATTTATGATTGATAAATATAATCTCAGTGGTCATAAATGGTTAAATGGCATGTACAGATTGAGATACAAGTGGGCTACTGCGTTTAGTAATCACAAGTTCAGTGCAGGACTTTTGGCTACTTCTAGAAGCGAGTGCACGAATGCAGTTTTGAAGAAAGTTGGAGATAGAACCATTTCATTGTATGATTTTGTGCGTAATtatgaaaaaattcaaaaaaattggcGTGATAATGAAAAGGCCGAGGATACCCGTTGTCATCATGGGAAGGCTTCAGTGATGTTGAAAAATAATCCATTGTTGAATTGTATTGCTGATGTTTATTCGCTCACCGTATACAAGTTATTCGAAGtggaatttattaattctttgaaTACAACATTCATTCAACAACCTTCAAGCTTTAGTGGTAGTTTCCTCGAGTTCAAAGTCAAATCTCACGGTGAAAACTCCAGGGTTAGACAAGTGGTATTTAACAAGGAGACTCATGAAGTACAATGCAGTTGTCACAAATTTGAGTCGATGGGCATATTATACAAGCATGCTTTGAAAGTCTTCAATTTTATGGACGTGACTGTTATTCCCAAATCATACATAAAGAAGCGGTGGATGAAAGATGCATGA
- the LOC140885489 gene encoding UDP-glycosyltransferase 88F5-like, whose amino-acid sequence MEATIVLYPAPGCGHLISMVELGKLILSRRHFSTIHILIAAGFDDSPATAAYLRRVSETYPSIILHRFPTFLHLKTSPAVNFLATMFGFIRLNAANVHQTLQEISKTFKVHALVIDFFCASAVPVSENLGIPVFFFFTSGLAALAAYLYFPTIHNRVDKSFKDLYDTKFHVPGLPMIHAKHMPQPVLNRNEPIYYDTMYYSHCLSKCSGIIVNTFDHLEPIAMKAVVDGSCIPDGLTPPIYNIGPLIADNAFRNHGEENEVLKHSCLSWLDTQPSGSVVFLCFGSMGTFSGDQVKEIAKGLERSGHRFLWVVKKPRMHEKIKEFGESGGFDVKTIMPRGFLDSTKGRGMVVESWAPQVAVLEHPAVGGFVTHCGWNSILEAVVAGVPMVAWPLYAEQHINKAALVENMKMAIAVVQRDEDGFVVGEEVEKRVRELMDDSDSSMEMRERSHKMKLMAIDSLGDMGSSTAALAKLVHVWLGN is encoded by the coding sequence ATGGAAGCCACAATAGTCTTGTATCCAGCACCGGGCTGCGGCCACTTGATCTCCATGGTGGAACTCGGCAAGCTCATCCTCAGCCGCCGCCATTTCTCCACCATCCACATCCTTATCGCCGCCGGCTTCGACGACTCCCCCGCCACAGCCGCATATCTCCGCCGCGTCTCAGAAACCTATCCTTCCATCATCCTCCACCGCTTCCCTACCTTCCTCCATCTTAAAACATCTCCGGCCGTCAACTTCCTCGCCACCATGTTCGGTTTCATTCGCCTTAACGCCGCCAACGTACACCAAACCCTGCAAGAAATCTCGAAAACATTCAAAGTTCATGCACTCGTTATCGATTTCTTTTGTGCTTCAGCCGTTCCAGTTTCTGAAAATCTTGGAATTCCCGTGTTTTTCTTCTTCACTTCTGGTCTAGCCGCTCTAGCGGCTTATCTGTATTTTCCTACAATTCACAATCGAGTTGATAAGAGCTTTAAAGACCTTTACGATACGAAATTTCATGTTCCGGGCCTGCCGATGATCCATGCAAAACACATGCCCCAACCTGTTTTGAATCGAAACGAGCCCATTTACTACGATACTATGTATTACTCCCATTGTTTGTCCAAATGTAGTGGGATTATAGTGAATACATTCGATCATCTGGAGCCCATTGCCATGAAAGCCGTCGTTGATGGCTCGTGCATCCCCGATGGGCTAACTCCACCAATCTACAACATAGGGCCATTGATTGCTGATAATGCTTTTCGCAATCATGGTGAAGAGAATGAAGTACTGAAGCATTCTTGTTTATCATGGCTCGACACGCAGCCGAGTGGGAGCGTTGTTTTCTTGTGTTTCGGCAGCATGGGAACTTTCAGCGGTGATCAAGTGAAGGAGATAGCAAAAGGGTTGGAAAGAAGCGGGCACAGGTTCTTGTGGGTGGTTAAAAAACCTCGGATGCATGAAAAGATCAAAGAATTCGGAGAGTCCGGGGGATTTGATGTGAAGACAATAATGCCTCGAGGGTTTCTTGATAGTACCAAGGGGAGGGGTATGGTGGTGGAGTCGTGGGCACCGCAGGTAGCGGTGCTAGAACACCCGGCTGTGGGCGGGTTCGTGACTCATTGCGGGTGGAATTCGATCTTGGAGGCGGTGGTGGCAGGTGTGCCAATGGTGGCGTGGCCATTATACGCCGAGCAACACATCAACAAGGCGGCCTTGGTGGAGAACATGAAGATGGCGATTGCGGTGGTGCAGAGGGATGAAGATGGATTTGTGGTCGGAGAGGAGGTGGAGAAGAGGGTGAGGGAGTTGATGGATGATTCAGATTCGAGTATGGAGATGAGAGAACGAAGCCATAAGATGAAACTGATGGCCATTGATTCCTTGGGAGACATGGGTTCTTCCACTGCTGCACTTGCCAAATTGGTGCATGTCTGGCTTGGGAACTGA